The Coffea arabica cultivar ET-39 chromosome 9e, Coffea Arabica ET-39 HiFi, whole genome shotgun sequence genome has a window encoding:
- the LOC113710434 gene encoding uncharacterized protein yields the protein MAGLLYHVFSSSALLSLGLYHLICTTKNHLKSPRDYTARPYHPLPNGAHRLLRHLQLYLLILCLLVAFTHQTLISSDSDPLLKGRTPVHRFTSLQSAAVLFLFLLLALTLLLSESTPLLPSLPPDLFFGLASAIFFLHYSISSASASVQTSDLQAECDRVSARVSSLSSLLCLILACHPRLFFADAGLAASLCLQGLWVLQTGLSLHVDAFIPEGCHKLLDVVSGVEGSTKCDLEDSKLRAVAILDLVFVVHVFFVLLILTVTYAAVAKTLGLGGIRGFGSYEVLPTVDLNHNHIQMKAMSGTQA from the coding sequence ATGGCAGGTCTACTCTACCACGTGTTCTCATCCTCGGCTCTGCTCTCCTTGGGACTCTACCATCTCATCTGCACCACCAAGAACCACCTCAAGTCTCCCCGAGATTACACCGCCAGACCCTACCACCCTCTCCCCAACGGCGCCCACCGCCTCCTCCGCCATCTCCAGCTCTACCTCCTCATCCTTTGCCTTCTCGTCGCCTTCACCCACCAAACCCTCATTTCCTCCGATTCCGACCCCCTCCTCAAGGGCCGCACCCCCGTCCACCGCTTCACCTCCCTCCAGTCCGCAGCcgtcctcttcctcttcctcctcctcgcCCTCACCCTCCTCCTGTCTGAGTCCACCCCTCTCCTCCCATCCTTACCTCCAGATCTCTTCTTCGGCCTCGCCTCTGCCATCTTCTTCCTCCACTACTCCATCTCCTCAGCCTCTGCCTCTGTCCAGACCTCCGATCTCCAGGCTGAGTGCGACCGTGTCTCCGCCCGGGTCTcttccctctcctccctcctctGCCTCATCCTCGCCTGCCACCCGAGGCTCTTTTTTGCCGATGCCGGCCTTGCCGCCTCCCTCTGCCTCCAGGGCCTCTGGGTCCTGCAGACGGGCCTCTCCCTCCATGTTGACGCCTTCATCCCGGAGGGCTGCCACAAGCTCCTCGACGTGGTCAGTGGCGTCGAGGGCTCTACCAAGTGTGATCTCGAGGACTCCAAGCTGAGGGCCGTGGCCATCCTAGATCTCGTGTTCGTGGTCCACGTATTCTTTGTGCTTCTCATCCTCACGGTCACCTACGCCGCAGTCGCCAAGACACTAGGCTTGGGGGGAATTAGGGGATTCGGCTCTTACGAGGTCTTGCCTACCGTGGACTTGAATCACAATCACATTCAAATGAAGGCTATGTCAGGAACGCAGGCCTGA